The region ACTTCTTCATCAGTGTTCCTCACTGGTGCGGGACAGTGGGTGGGGTGACCGGACCGGTCAGCGGGGTGTGAAGTCCTGGTTGGTGCCGGGGCTGTTCTTGCAGGGCCACTGGTCGAGCTGCTGGCCGAGGTTGCTGCCGCCGGCGTAGACGTCCAGGCACAGGCCGCTGTTCTGGTTCTGGAACGAGTAGGAGCCGTCGGACTGCTGGATCGGCAGCCACAGAGCGCTGGACGCCGCGCCGGGGGCCTGCTGCACTATGTCGGGCGTGCCGGCGGCCGTGGAGCCGCCCAAAACCGCCACGACCTGCCCGGAGTTCTGCACCTGCAGCTGTCCGTAACCGCCCGAGGCCGGTACGAACTGGAACTGCTGGTTGCTCTGCCCGTTACAGGTCCACTGGTCGATCACGGCGCCGGCGCTGCCGGAGTTGTCGTACACGTCCAGGCACAGGCTGTCGCTGCCGATCACCAGCCGGTGGTAGCCGGTGGGGAAACCGCCACCGCCCGAGGACTGGACGCCTGCCTGCTGGATGACCTGCTTCGCGCCCGTCGGCCAGTTGGTGCCGCTGACCTGGACGTTGCCGGTGAGGACGTTGTTGTGCGGCGGACCGGTGGCCACGTACGTGTTGCCGCCGTTGTACCAGTTGCCGGAGAAGGTGCTGTCGTCGGTGTGGTTGTTCGCGTTGGCGTTGGTGAGCGCCCAGTTGCCGGCGTCCTGCACCACGTTGTTCGACACGGTCAGGTAGCGGGAGCCCTCGTCGAGATACAGCGCGGTGGTGCGGTTGTTTTCGTACATGTAGTTCTCGGAGATCACCGAGCCCGGGTTGGCGGACAGGTTGTAGATGCTGCCGCCGTCGAACATCGCGTTCTTGGTGTCGAAGACCAGGTTGTGGGAGACGGTGTTGTTCTTCAGCGTCGTGGGAGTGCTGTACACGGGCTGGTAGTTGTACGTTCCCCGGTTGACGTAGTCCTGGCTGCCGCCCGGGTCGTTGATGCCCCAGCCCCAGCCGATGTCGATCCCGTCGTAGGGGAGATGGTCGCACTGGTTGTGGGTGATCGTCGCCTTGGTGACGTAGGTGGACAGGATGGCTGCGGTCTCTTTGTAGTCGGTGCCCACTCCGCTGACCCGGTTGTCGCTGATGAGGATGTTCTGGTTGGTCATCTGCGGGTTGCTCGGGTGGTGCGCGTCCGGCTGGATCCCGCCGACCTGGATGCCGCTGCCAGCGATGTCGGTGAACGTGTTGCCGGTGACGGTGACGCCGTCGGCGCCTAGTCCGGTGCCGGAGGCCGTGGCGACGCCGTCGTTCCCCACGCCCAGTCCGGCCTGGCCGAGTTCGGAGAACGTGTCGCCGGAGAACGTGATGTCGGTGGCGGCGGAGACCTGAACGGCCGCGGGCATCTGCGCCCAGTGGTTACGGGCGGCCTCGAACTGCGGACACCCCGACTTGCAGGTGCTCAGCCAGTTGGCGGGCATCGCGTAGGCGCCGGTGATGTACGCGCCGCTCTGCTGGTCCGCGTAGCCGTCGGATCCGCTCGGGCCGAGCCAGGAGGTTCCGGTGAACCGGATCCCGGAGAATCGCAGACCGGTCGCCGGTGAGCCGTAGCTGCCACTGATGCCCAACAGGCTCTGCAGCCGCGGTAGTTCGATGTCGAGGCTGCTCGGGTTCTGCCATTGCTGGGCCCGGTAGTACAGATCGCCGGTGGACGCGTTGAGGTACCACTGTCCTGCCTGCTTCAGGAACGCGTAGTTGTTCTCCAGGTACATCGTCCCGTCGGCGAACGGCGCGTTGATGGTGTCGTAGCCCCAGGAGTTGTTGTTCCACGCGGGCTGCTGCATGGTGATGGTGCTGCCGCTGATCGACTGGACCGGCGCGTAGCGGTCGGTGAAGGAATTGAGGCTCTCGACTTCCATGTGGTTCTGGTCCGACAGACCGGCCAGGTAGTTGAGAGAGGAGTCGGTGATGGTCAGGCCGGTCTGCGTGAAGGTGAAACCGGACCGGGGCACCTGGATCGCCGCCCGCGGCACCTCCTTGCCGTTCACGTACAGCTGACGCGTGTTCACGCCGCTGCCGACGTGGGCCGACCAGATGTTGTTCGACTGATCCTGCACCTGCCAGCCGGTCACCTGCTGGGCGCCGGTGACCACCGGCTGCTGCCCGGACATCGCCTGGTAGCTGATGGTGTGACCGTTCTGGCCGCCGTCGCCGGAGCCGAAGGTCAGCGGCTTGGACAACCGGTAGGTGCCACCGGCCAGGTAGACCACGACGTCCCCGTCGGCCGAGAGCTGGTGCGCGGGCTGCCGCGCCTGGTCGAGGGTGGCGAACGGCTGCTGGGCGGTGCCGTCCCCGCCGGGGGCCGCGCCCGGTGCCACGTACAGGGCGGACGACGCCGCTCGAGGATCGGCCGGTACGGCGATCGCTCCCCCGGCCGTCGCCACGCTCCCGGCGAGCAGAGCGAGCAGACTCAAGGCAACGGCCCAGAGGCCGCGGAACGCTCTTGCTCTGGACATCGTCATCCTCCTGTGGCGACGCGTGTGCCCGGGGATGCCACGCGGCTGTCCACGGTGGCGAGTGCGCCCGTGGCCGACGGTGCGCCGGCCACGGGCTGGAGAGGTTCAGGTCAGCCGAGACGCCATTGCTGGTTCGATCCGCCGTTGCACGGCCAGAGTTCGGCAAGGGCGCCGTTGGCCGTGGAGGCTCCGGTGACATCGAGGCAGAGCCCGGACTGCGTTCCGGTGACGGTGCCGTCGGAGTTCGTCTGCCACTGCTGGTTGGCGCCGCCGTTGCACGGCCAGGTCACCACCTTGGTACCGGTGGAGGTCTGGTTGTTGTACGCGTCCAGGCACATGTGGCTGCCGCCGCTGTAGACGGTCAACTGGTTGGAGGACGTGCGCGTCCAGGTCTGGTTGGCGCCGCCGCTGCAGTCCCAGATCTGCAGCTGGGTGCCGGCCGTGGTGGACGAGTTCGGCACGTCCAGGCACTTGCCCGCGCCCACCGCGTGCAGCGCTCCGGTGCTCGTCCCGCCGGAGGAGTTGCTGTATCCGGCCGCCGTGATGTTGGCCTGGACCGCGTTCTCGGTGGCGTCCGAGGGGTAACCGGAGGTCATCACGCCTTCGTAGAAGGTGCCTTGGGCGCCCTTGCTGTTGTCGCCGCCGATGCCCAGGATGATGGCACCCTGCTTCCGCATCGGGTTGTAGCCCGAGACGTTGGGGCGAGGCCCGTCGTAGAAGGTGGACAGTCCGCCGGACTGCGCGTTACCGCCACGGATCCCCCAGTGGTTCGGGCCGCCCTTGATGATGGCGGTCGTATACCGGTAGTTGATGGTCGGGTCGTTCGCGTTGTAGCGCTGGTTCACGCCGGAGAACAGACCGTTCTCCAGGTCGGCCATGATCCACGGGCCGTTGCCGCTGCCGTAGCCCCAGACCTTGATGTTGCCGAAGTAGATGGCCTCCATGGTGCCGTTGCCGTCGTCGTTGCTGTCCGTCTCGGCGTTGCCGTAGTCGAAGCAGCAGCCGCCGTTGTAGTGCGTGCCGTCGAAGATCGCGTACATGCCCTCGGGGTTGTCCCCGGTCGCGATGCCGTTGGTGTGGTTGTTGCGGTACCCCGTGCCGGGCGCCACGAAGACGCCGTAGGCCTTGTGACCACCCACCATGGTGGGCGCGGCGATCGCGTTCGCGAGGTTGTCGGGGCCTCCCGCGGCACCGCCCCCGGGCGCCTGGGTGAGGTTGTTGCTGCGGCCCGACTGGTCGTAGATGATCGTGATCAG is a window of Streptomyces sp. NBC_00271 DNA encoding:
- a CDS encoding RICIN domain-containing protein, with translation MSRARAFRGLWAVALSLLALLAGSVATAGGAIAVPADPRAASSALYVAPGAAPGGDGTAQQPFATLDQARQPAHQLSADGDVVVYLAGGTYRLSKPLTFGSGDGGQNGHTISYQAMSGQQPVVTGAQQVTGWQVQDQSNNIWSAHVGSGVNTRQLYVNGKEVPRAAIQVPRSGFTFTQTGLTITDSSLNYLAGLSDQNHMEVESLNSFTDRYAPVQSISGSTITMQQPAWNNNSWGYDTINAPFADGTMYLENNYAFLKQAGQWYLNASTGDLYYRAQQWQNPSSLDIELPRLQSLLGISGSYGSPATGLRFSGIRFTGTSWLGPSGSDGYADQQSGAYITGAYAMPANWLSTCKSGCPQFEAARNHWAQMPAAVQVSAATDITFSGDTFSELGQAGLGVGNDGVATASGTGLGADGVTVTGNTFTDIAGSGIQVGGIQPDAHHPSNPQMTNQNILISDNRVSGVGTDYKETAAILSTYVTKATITHNQCDHLPYDGIDIGWGWGINDPGGSQDYVNRGTYNYQPVYSTPTTLKNNTVSHNLVFDTKNAMFDGGSIYNLSANPGSVISENYMYENNRTTALYLDEGSRYLTVSNNVVQDAGNWALTNANANNHTDDSTFSGNWYNGGNTYVATGPPHNNVLTGNVQVSGTNWPTGAKQVIQQAGVQSSGGGGFPTGYHRLVIGSDSLCLDVYDNSGSAGAVIDQWTCNGQSNQQFQFVPASGGYGQLQVQNSGQVVAVLGGSTAAGTPDIVQQAPGAASSALWLPIQQSDGSYSFQNQNSGLCLDVYAGGSNLGQQLDQWPCKNSPGTNQDFTPR
- a CDS encoding arabinofuranosidase catalytic domain-containing protein; translated protein: MLVAGALVGATATAGTARAATSGPCDLYAAGGTPCVAAHSTTRALYASYNGPLYQVRRASDNATRDIGLLGAGGYADAAAQDSFCSGTTCLITIIYDQSGRSNNLTQAPGGGAAGGPDNLANAIAAPTMVGGHKAYGVFVAPGTGYRNNHTNGIATGDNPEGMYAIFDGTHYNGGCCFDYGNAETDSNDDGNGTMEAIYFGNIKVWGYGSGNGPWIMADLENGLFSGVNQRYNANDPTINYRYTTAIIKGGPNHWGIRGGNAQSGGLSTFYDGPRPNVSGYNPMRKQGAIILGIGGDNSKGAQGTFYEGVMTSGYPSDATENAVQANITAAGYSNSSGGTSTGALHAVGAGKCLDVPNSSTTAGTQLQIWDCSGGANQTWTRTSSNQLTVYSGGSHMCLDAYNNQTSTGTKVVTWPCNGGANQQWQTNSDGTVTGTQSGLCLDVTGASTANGALAELWPCNGGSNQQWRLG